A stretch of DNA from Dioscorea cayenensis subsp. rotundata cultivar TDr96_F1 chromosome 4, TDr96_F1_v2_PseudoChromosome.rev07_lg8_w22 25.fasta, whole genome shotgun sequence:
CATAGCAAACAATCCAGCAGATATGTTGATGAAGCCTTTACCTAGAGAAAAGTTCAAGCATAGCTTGGACTTGGTGAATATCCGCACAGCGTGAGGCCCTTCGGGGCGTGGATGGCAAGGGGATGTTCTTGGTTCTTGATGCATGGGAAAATTCaagtcaaggtggagatttgttgagatgccttgaatttgaaattgattgtgATTAGTAACCCCTGTCCAAATTATGACTCGACCCTACTTTGAGGAGTTAACCCCTAAATTAgagatttcaatgaaaaatccGTGATTGGGCTTTTGGCTCGGGCGCCTAACATGACCCGATCCATCatgggttatattattttattttaatttggatatatatagggttttatCTGTATCATCTATATGAGTTTTTTTCacgaaagagaagaataagaaatctctATGTCCCTGCCCGTGGGTGTAGGTCATATAAACCGAACAACATAAATCTCTGTgtgctattattttcttttgtttttcttcatattattgcTGTGTTTGGCATAACATAACTTATCAAGTCAAAACCAATAGCAAGTAAACttgtacttaaaaaaaaacaaacaaacctaaCACCTAACATAATTAATCCATGAACATCAAACCAAATCAACAACACACCcctcaaaaatacaaaattaaattaatctttttcaaataataataacaataataatcaactaAACTTAAAATGAACTTAACTAGAGTAAGGCCAATAtatctaataaaaatcaaattcacACTTGATTGACCAACTAAAATTGAAGTTTGCACACATTAACTTAATATTCACTAATAGTAATAACTAACTAAGTTAATAGCCAATCGATCAATTACAAAAGTACACATGGAAACTTGAATAATACCATATCTAATTAACTtaatagttttatctttttaccAGAACTTTAaactgtcttttttttttatctcataaaaatatttccttaaaacaataaaaaaaaaaattattttcactttttctAAGATggtaactaaaaaaaaaccttttttaatttaatttttttttttaaatttattttgcacCGTTGAGATGGCCGGGGAGCGTTAGTCCAACGGCCACGATCTCACCCCTTGATTTGGAAACCGCCGCTCTATATCATCACCTCCTcgttcttttctctctcttggCTTCGACGACCTCGAAGAAGGGGCAACAATGGCGGAAGAGAAGCATCGTTCGCGCCGCGAGATCCCCACAAAGTACGATCTTGATGCCAAATGGGACGCCTGCCTCGACCTCACCATCCGCCGCTCCTTCCACTCAACCCTCGCCGGCGCTGGCGCGGCTCTCCTCCTCTTTCGTAAGACCCTCCTTCTTCTCTCATAGAGTTTCGTTTCCAGATCCTTTTACCTTATCATCGGTGTGGTTGTCACCGTTTCTTGTCTGATTCTGTTCAATTGTGATTTTAGGGTTCCCATGGTTTTCTAGATCGTAAATAGATGAATTTGATGCTCATTGAATTGAAGTTTTTAGCTGGTGGTTCAGAGGATTAATGGTTTTCTAGATCgaaaatttgatgaatttgatAAATACGTGGTGTTAGGGCATGCAATCGCATTGATTAAGGGACCTCATTTGAGAGGATGAAGAATTGTTCATTGTCTGCTTATTGTCtcttatatgattattttgcttgctattagtttatatatatgtataattcaTTGATGTTATCAAGGGACCCCGACTTCACGGTGGGCAACTGTTGCTTTTGGTGCTGGAGTGGGGATTGGAAGAGCATACAGTGAATGCTCTGCCATATTTGCTGGTTCTTCTTCGAATGGATCATCTCCAATTTCAGCTGTTCATTCTGTGGCTTCTCAAGTAAGTGTTTGTTGTGCCCACAAATTTTTTTGTatcttttgtattatattttgttttgctaGGTTGGATGGTAGTTGAACATTTGaagaatatttttctttgttctagCATTATATAAATGCCTATCTAGCttgttaattttgtttgcaTCAATGCAATCCTTTCAAAGTGTTCTAATGAGATTCTGTAGTGATGAGTTATTTATGAattaagaaatgaatgatgatggAACAGGGCATTTGATTGATATGGATATTGTTCTTATTAATGAACAATGAAAGAATGGTGGATTTGCTTGGCTATGAAAGCCTACAAATTTTGCCGATTTGGATATCATTCTCATACATTGATGCTCATTTAGCTGAAATAGACTGGATGTGAAACTTCCTATTGGATCATGCCACTCATTTATTGCCATGAATTGTCATCAAACATCAGTGGGCCCTCGCATGTTGGTGGGCAGCGGGGGGCAGATGCCTTTGTATATGATGCATTAACTTGTGCGGTAGACTTATCAGTATAGTTTGTTTacatttacattgatatttgATACTGGGGGCATAAGTAGTTGATTGAGTTGGAGGTTCTGTATGGTAGGGAATAGGATCTGTTCCCACAATGGTTATATGTCTATATTCCACATCtgagcatgtttttttttcttgcaatcgGCATCTCTCCTGATGCCTAGAATTTGTAGGTTTTGCAAATAGAGAACGTTTGAGTTAATTCATAATGTTAAGGGAAAGGCCAACAGAAAAGAAAGTGAATTAATACCAAGTGGTCCTACTCCAAGCAGTAGGAAGGATGTAAATATGGCTTGGTGACAAGTTAATATGATTTGTGATATAAGACCAGATGTGCTTCACttgttagcaagatctttatTTGCTGTTGTTTTGATGATTCCTAATATTATCTTATTCTTCCCCTTGATTGCACCAACTTCTTAACTGTGACATTCCCTTTCCCAACTTTTCTCATGAAACCAGTATTGGACATGTGCCTGATAAAGAGGCttttatttgagaaatgtaTCTGAGTATATTTGTTTCCTTTTAAgttcaaattcaaaattgataTAGATGTCACTTTCCTCACTATTCTCAAAATTATATCGAGTCCTCTGTGCCATATATGCTGTAGCACATTGAGATTTAGTTCTAGATTATTGATAACACTGAAACCAAGTATTATAAAGTACAACCAAACCAAATTTCCGTGAACCCAATAACCCTAAGATTCTGTATAACCGATTGGTGAAAATTAACTTTCATCTGGAGAAGCTGTGAGACAACATAATTTATGATGAGCTGGGAATGTTTAGATGAGCTGGTGGATTGGATTATATACAGTGTTGTTAAATGATCAGTCTGTTCACAAGCAGCTCGTGCTTGACCGGATAGTccaaaaaatatgatatgatttattttatatattatatagtgtatactaaataaaagatataattagTGAACAAAACTCATTAGTATTACAAATTTATGGCTTGGTTTTATATAGTCGAAACCCTATGGaatattgattgattgaaaagtattattttatttgtattgtttAGTACCTCTATAAATGAGCTTTTTGCATGACAAACTTAAACTTGATTCTAATTTCGAGGTAAACCAAGCCTGCCTTGACATATGACATCAGAACATAGCTGAGCAAATGCGATAGAACAAAGCTCAAACTTGCACAGACCCCGTTTTTTACCCTATTTATATGGCATGCTATTGCCCATTTTTGTGGTCAAGTTTAGTTCATTGACCATGTAAGAATGCCTGGAATGTGATACCGTTTGGAtgttacaaagcaaataatatcCAGAGACCTGTTAGCACaactattattttgtttcttgtcaTCTTGACTTAGTATTGCtgttctttttggtttttgcaGTTTGTTTTATAGCTTTCAACactgtattttattttgcttctctagcatcataattattaaaatcagTAATGTTCCGCAAACATTGGAATTTATTTgctttgcttgaatttgtaggaagaAGGTGATTGAATGACACCAACTGGATGCTAAAACCAAATTGGGTGCAGAATTTTATCGGCAATTTTCAATCTGAACATGTTGtagaaccttttttttttccttcagaTGTCCGAGGCATATTCGGAACTGCTGTATCTGATGACTATTGGTCTTAAATACCATCTGCAAAAGTTGTTGCAGATCACTCTCTTAAATTTCTCCTAACTCtgaaacaacttttttttttttaaattaagcaGATGGTGAAAAATAATTCTTTCACTCCCAACTCTCTTTGGTACATGATGAAATTTGTATTGATATATTGCTGGTGTTGGTTGTGTTTGATCAAGTACTCTTTCCGTGtcattatttcatttatctACTTCTTTGTGGAGCTTAATATTTTGAGGCATTTAGCTTGATGTCTTTTACCAAATACAACCAAAGTCTAAAATTTCTTCAATAACCATAGCAGAGTCTATAACTATATTGAAAGAAACATGCTATTGCAGGGTGttcattcataaataaataaataaataaacattgaaaGAAGCACTTGCTATGTATCCACTCCCAACTTACTTGAAAATAAAcagaataaaaattaacacaaaaaccaaaccagaaatatatatatataaaataaagcaCTCCACTAAATCACTTTATTACACTAAACAATCACCTATAACAATCCACAACCactaaactaaaccctaataacaaattcttataaaaatagataaacaaataaataaaatagaagatgatgaaccaTATGATTATCTAAGTATCAATCAAAAGCCCACTCATTGTCCTTCCTCaactcttcctcctcttccggAGTGAAGTCCCCAATAATCTCAAAAAATTCCCTAACTTGTTCCACAGTCAGGTCCATAATCCTGTGAGCCACAGTCTGACAAGCAAAATTCATCAACTTCCTTGAGTCCAAAAAATTACTAGCCATCAACAACTCAAGGAACAATTCCTTCTCAATATCCCCTGCAAACTCTTTATCCCAATTTCTCAAATGCGCCTGATCATAAGCTTCATCATAataatctttctttttattttcatcaataaTAGCACCATCATTGTGATCATGATGTTCTTTCCAATACATAATCATCAAATCCAAAACTTCACCTCTCACTTCATTGCATGGAATTCTCAACACCTTCTCAccatctacttcttcttcttcttcttcttgtgcttCTTCAGCAACAACTGAAAGAACTCCTGATTGTTTTATTAGTGCTAACTCTACTTTGAACTCTAACCCATCTTTGCTCTTTAgtatcaccatcttcttcttaaactcctcctcctcctcctcctcctgctCCTTTTTCATGCTTCTGGATGTTGAGGATTCTCCCTTGTCATCATAAACCGTTGTTGCTTTTCCTTTCATCTCTTTAATTagttctccttcttcttcttcttctttgtgctgttgttgttgttgttgttgtgtgtggagggtttatatatatatatatatatatagatagatatatatagatatatagatgagagagagaaagaggttTTGAGTTTGGTTATGAGAGCTAGTTGTTACTTTAATAGGACTTGGAAAGTTATTATTGTGATAAggataaattatttgaaaagagAAGTAGGATTAATATGGGAATAATATTGATCTTGATTGGTTGATTTTGAGTGGACTTTGAGatagattttgtgattttaagtttaaaaaaacagaaagattTTTGGTTTTAGATCGAGTCAAATTGGATTAGAtagatttgtttgatttggattAAAGTCGTTGttggataaatatatataatgaggtgatttttatgggaaaatttgcataaacacctccataaaaAGTATATTTCCATTAAACCCCAAAACACCCaaaattctttatttaatttttaatgtgattAGACTTAGAGTCGATTGAAAGTTTGaaactctttatatatatatatccaattcTAGCTTCATCTTTTTCACCTTAATCGAGttatcaatataataaaaaatcattgatataaatatatatatatataaccgcacatgaaaatattgatatttCCCGGATCTACATgggtaaatatgatttttatgagggtttatatataaaaacacacattatAGCGACAAATatgcaaatttaaaattaatcctgatcaaataaaatacaataattttaaGCTCAATATATCCCCACATAAGATTCAAAACCTCAGAAAGAACACTatgaaaaacacacacacaattgcATCCAAATGACTAAAACAGGGCAGGGCTCTCATGACAAAGGAAATCTATTACCTGATTTATCACTCTTCAATacaatcaatttataaaattaatttaagagcaaaaaaatacataaaaataaataatttccttGAATGACTGTCATAGCAATGCATTGCATCCCAATAACTACTGTGCCATAAAAATGATACATCTTTTATATCAAATGACTTGGTATGAAGAGTTTACCAGTGAGAGCAGGCGAGAAAAGTCATGATAATACAAAGTAAATAGAGGGTGAAATAAGTAACCATCAAGCTACAAcacaataaagaagaaaaaaaaaacctaacacCCCAGACGAGTTGATCATCAAATGACGACGTTAAGCTGGCGATGATCGACTGCCAGGTGCACATAGCATAACAAGTGAAAAGGAATAAGGCCAGGTTCTAATATTATTCACCTTCCATAACCTTGGGCATGATTTTTGAAGGGACCCAGCTTACTGCTTGCAGTGAGAATTGTAAGAATTGCTGAGGAGCAACATAAAGTTATGTCTTAAATACGGAGCGGACCGGTGGATGAATCTCTACTGGAATTTGCTTCCTTGTGTTTCAAAGAAAGATTGGCGAATTGGGAGTCAAGGTCTCTGCTGTTATTGCGAACATGAGTCAAAGGTGGCTGTTGTGGTTGTTGCTGCTGAAGGTACAATGATCGCAAACGAGCAACCTCTCGCTCTAACATCTCATGCTGGACTGTTAGCAACCATAATAAACTTCAGAGTAATTTCTATGTTTACGTGATGCGGCAAAGTAAACTTAGCATTATACATAACAATAAGTAACAAGGGTGAGTTCAATGACAACACAATTTATCAAGGTCCAGATCACATAAGAGTAGTTCATAAAAGAGCCTATCACAAGGAATTGCACAAAAACAGgaaaacaagaaacaattaACACAAACACCCAGAAAAAGCAGTCCATATGTAGCGCTAATTTCTACAGTTTAAAGAGGAAATAGCCAGCACTTTATGGCACTTGTAGATAGCTGGACGAGTATCCAAGTAGAACATTCCCTTTAGGCTATGCATATGTGAACCTACTGTGATTTCTGACAAACATGCCATGCTACTATATTATGCATTAGAAGTTTAAAAAGAACATAGCATGCAAACATTAGCAGCGCTACCAAATTTCCTTCatctaaacattttttttttctgatttacAACTAATATTAAGTCCAAATAATTATACTTGTATTGGATTTTCTGCCCCTGGAGATTGATGATGGTGTAGTCAACAATACCTGACAGAATCGTTAAGACAGAAGGCAAGGGATTCGAGACCACACAAATTTGGTGATCAATTTCTAGTTGTTAAACTTTGATTGAATACTACGATCAAAATGGCTAATTCAGCCATTTCTGTGAACCATCATCTACTCaaggttaaaaagaaaaagagaaatagtGCAAAAATCACATGAGAGACACACGGAATGTTTTTGCTGTCAGCTAATACTCATGAGACAAAGTTGCTTTCACACTTAATCCAGTTAGTGAAGTTTGCAAGCATGTAGCTAAACTCAGATTGCACCTTAAACCTAgaagaaatttcaagaaaatgataaaaacgaGTTAATAATTAAGAGTTATGAACCCAGCACATCTTTTAGGCTATTATGGCTAAATATATCAGATCTCATGCTCATGAACCAATACAGACTAGCCGACACACATGGTTAAAAGTATAATTAATGACTTACAGCATTTTATGAGCTGTTCCTGTTGCAGACTGTCCAACCTTTGCTTCAAGGTTTTATTCTCTAAGTTCAATATAAGGTTCTGCTGATCCAGAAAATCCAGTTCAGCTGAAACTTCTGATCTTTCTGCCTGCATAATTATTTGCAAAGGTAATACACAAACTCACTTTGCAATATCAAATGCATTTTTTCCCCACGTCCAAACTATAGATTGCTGAAAAATTAAAAGTCATTCATATACTCCAAGACTTGCCTGCAATGCTTGAACATGTCTCTCCAGTTCAGCAATGTACTGGAGCTTCCGGACCCGAGATCGCTGAGCGAATTGCCTgagatattaacaaaaaagaGCAGTTCAAGTCATTAAGTTTCTTTTCTAATTTGCCATTATCTATATGGATTAAAACCATTTGATATTTTTGCAAGAGGGCACATCTTTGACAGATACAAGGTGCATGAACACAAATAGCATAAATGTTATACTAAGTCAATACAGTAATCAAGCACACACACATGCTGCTTTATGATTTCCACACCATGGTCAACAAAATAATCAGTCAACTAGAGATTCGAATACACAAGTTACAAGTCTATGCAACCAGTTGACTGTGGCCAAGCAGCAGTGAACTATGTCCAAATTCAGCTAACTAGGCACCTGAGTGACAGCATAGGTTGGTTTGCCACTCATCCATGAGAATGAAGCTCCATTTTGCGCACTCAAACCAACCAAACATAAATGAATGCGCTGAACAAAATATCAATGACCTTGATCCACAACTTATCGGGGAAAAGTTCTTTCACTGGCTTCAGTTTAAAAAgccttttaaacaaaataatttcttCTGGTTTGCACATTTATTACTCTTAAAGGAAGTGACTGAGGCCACCAATTATTTCTGTTACCTTTGTCcgatattaatttaaaattgcaAGTGGTAGGAAATAAAGTGAATTAGCTACAGGTTTGCTTGAAAACCCTTGGAATAGCTAGTCAGTTGGTGCAGAAAATaaacctcaaaaaaaaaaaacacaaacaaacaaacaaaaaaactgaAATATCAGTAATTTATTCCTTTGTGCAACGATCATAAATatggatgatgaatagtgcAGTAAAAAATCGTTACTTCAGCAAAACACAATGCAATCTATTTTCAAACTCCTATGGCAATATCATATCATCCAATAAGAAAGATGATCTAACAGTATCAATTGAATGTCTTGAAATTACTGCTTGATCATTGAAGCCATGATACCCACTTGAGGAAATAAAAGACAACCTGAAGGAGGATCACATTATAGaaatcatggaaaaaaaaatgaatgaacaTATCAGAGTTTCCCACATGGGGATTGATCTATATACAAGCAACGAGGAGACCTGCTATATAGTAAGAGCCTAGGTCGGATGCTTAGAATTTGTTTAGCAATAAAAAAATCGAGATAAACGTCTAGAAATGCACATTTTACGCCACATCCGTTTCACTGTATCCACACAAAGTACATGACTGCACATGTTAAATTTGTTCACAAGCAAGTGGATATGGTAGTATAGTGTGATCTTTATGTAATAATAACAACAGAAAAGCACAAAAAACATTAGCATGCAAactaaagcaaaacaaaaatatctacACACCACTAAAGCAAAGCTTGAGAGATAATGCATGTGTTCCTTTTCAAGTCTCTAAAGtgaaaaaaacttataattgtGCCATAACagaatatttcaaataaaacacgACTAATTAAATCCAGAAATAGAATATACCATTTCAAGAGATGAGTAAGCTGATCAGAAGAAAACTTACTGTTTCACTCTCTTAGGATCCACCTCCGCTTGTAAATTTTTAGCTTGGGAGACTTCTTTCCTATCTAATGAACATTTCACCTCGGAAGAAGAATCAACCTGGCTCTGCTTATCACTTGCATTCTGTGTCAGTGTATCAGGTTCTTTAACAGCACATGATGGTCCCTGATGTAAACTCCTGTCCCTCGGTGATGGATGGTTGGTCGGGTGGTTCACGGTATTCAACACAGAATCCCATACTCTATTCTGAGAGCTCAAGAATGAACTTGCCTCCGGGTAATACAAACCATGCTGCATGTCGTTCATGCTATCAAAATCCTCAGATCCCCAAGAAGGCGCTGAAGTTAGTGGCCTGTGCTTATTATAAACCTCAGGAGCTAAAGTATCTACATGTGAATAAGCACTCCCCACATCCAAGTATGCAAAAGAGTCACTAGATGAGCGCCGGTGACCTCCTCTCTTCACAGGTGTGTCTGGCTCATTAAGAAGATCATCAAGCCAGGACGGCTGCTCATCGATAAGGAAGCTCTCTGAGGTAGTCCGTTGGTGGTGTCTATGCCCCTCTCTTGGTTTCAGCATGCCCTTAGAACCTACACTGTGGCTACTAGCTCCATAATCAGCATAAGATGGGGGTATCGTTGGATAGGGGCTCTTCGGAGGTAGAAACGACTGCTTTCCCAGAGCTCCCAGGGTTCCTAAAGTTTGGCGTTCCTTTTGCATTCGCCATTGTTTAGATGCCTATAAATCCAGCGTAGATTATAAGCAAAAACACATGAAGATTCAGCTGAAAAAACAGCATTGTGGAAAATAAACTCCAATGCCTCGAAATATTCGCAATGAGATCTCAACCATCAGCTAGCAAATGCAGATGATCAACAAAGATTTCACAGCATCAACAAACCCTAAAAACACGATCTTTCACCAAAAACACCACTTCTTTCCAACTCGAGATTCAGCACACGATCACcaaaatcacaaaaccaaaaaaacaaccGCGAAAAGCAGAGAAATCACAAAACAACAACGACCAAGAGAAAATCTCAAACGAAATAGATCAAACAAGACCCCAAATCGTGAGGATAAACGACTAAAAATCAGGTAATGAAACAGGATAAACACTCAAAAATTCGAAAAATGCAAAGAAGAGAAACAAGACCTGGTGATGCGATTACCTGATTGGGAATACGGATTCGATCCTGCGATGAACCTTGATGGGGATTTCGTCTTGgaaatttctagggtttcgatGAGAGAGGTCGGAGATTGAGAAgcaatgaagagagagagagagagagggcggagaaggaggaggaggagggtaATGGTTGGTAAGAGATGGGACGCGAGATTGCGACAAAATAACGTCAAAATATCGTAAAATCTCATCTCGAATATCTCGTGGTGCGAGTTACGAGATATTGGTTGCGGATTCGGGTATGTTTGGGATCCAGAACCCGATAAGAACAAGAGATATTTTGCGGATTcgggtattattattattattattattattattattaaatatttattgtaattttattttaagaaaaaaagaaaaaaaaatgttcaatcAAGTACATTAAagacttctttttatttttaatgattaaaatgTACATAATCTTAGGCTGGCTACAAAGAGAATGTCTCAATGTTTTCTTGTCTCCTAaactttatatatgtatatataggtgttttgataaattattttactatttttttcctttatattgcttcttaaaaaaaattatatattcatatttatgtCTGATAATTAAAGTTATAACGAATGCATATGGAATTATAATAATGCAAGTGATTTATTTGCTTATTACTTGTTAGGGTTGTttgaaacacaataaaataaatacaaagattatttttatataaaatggataattatatatatcaaaatgaaatagaaaaaaaaaatagtacaagGACGGAAAAAAGCAATGACACAAACAAAACCATGATAGAAACAATACATACTACTACTATAAAGTGAAGATTTGAAATCCttcttattcaaaatttaatagTTTATGCATTGTCCACatttactaaaattaaaaaaaaattagataatacATATTTCTCCGATTTTGTAAAGTATAACATTTGATTAGAAAATGTTGAAACTTTGAGAAAGTATTGATGTGCTTAAAGAATGCATAAATGCTACCGTCAGTCCGTCACAATAGTTGAACAGAGTGAATAAGAAGAGGCCTTCCctagttttttttacaaatccCTATAGTTTTGTATAAATGAgcatacaatttaaaaataaataaatttttgagaaagtatttataaaaaatctattgtttAGCCCCTTTGGTTTTTCACTAATTCCGTCATAACTTTTAATAATATGCTTGGCcccctagaaaaaaaaatttatatccaTTGCAAAGGCAAGGGTTCAACTCTCTCACAATGCATGATTgagatctaaaaaaaaatcGTGTTAGTGAAAACtatattaattgaaaataatattgaatgtttttttttcattttaaaagagtaaaattgggagattttttttaaaaaaaaaaccaatggtATGGGACTAAGGACAATCAAGGCTAGGCCAATACAAGGGCAAGGATGGGATTATACAGGGACCCAATTGATGAGGATACAAGGGACCAATTCCTTTCCATGTGGATGAATCATTTCCCAATCACACCCTGATTATTGGGTCCACCCTCCCTTTCAACTCTCCTTTTCCATCCTCTCCCTACATCCCCCTCTTGCCCCTATCCTATCctgttccatatatatatatttataaataataaaaaatatatatatactcataaataaaattttaatttattatatatataatgtatatttgTCAAACCTTGTATTTTTGCCCTTGGTTTAGAATTATATACGTGGAAAAGTACTACTATAgttctatcaattttttatatatcaaaagtatttttaagcattttttttagaaatatgttCAAATCACATATAGGTTTTCTACGTGtgacttttaaattaaaaagaaattaaaataccaattaCCTTATTACAAGTACAATgtgttat
This window harbors:
- the LOC120258030 gene encoding uncharacterized protein LOC120258030, whose translation is MAEEKHRSRREIPTKYDLDAKWDACLDLTIRRSFHSTLAGAGAALLLFRTPTSRWATVAFGAGVGIGRAYSECSAIFAGSSSNGSSPISAVHSVASQEEGD
- the LOC120259429 gene encoding SKP1-like protein 11 → MKGKATTVYDDKGESSTSRSMKKEQEEEEEEEFKKKMVILKSKDGLEFKVELALIKQSGVLSVVAEEAQEEEEEEVDGEKVLRIPCNEVRGEVLDLMIMYWKEHHDHNDGAIIDENKKKDYYDEAYDQAHLRNWDKEFAGDIEKELFLELLMASNFLDSRKLMNFACQTVAHRIMDLTVEQVREFFEIIGDFTPEEEEELRKDNEWAFD
- the LOC120259228 gene encoding LOW QUALITY PROTEIN: uncharacterized protein At4g06598-like (The sequence of the model RefSeq protein was modified relative to this genomic sequence to represent the inferred CDS: deleted 1 base in 1 codon), giving the protein MANAKGTPNFRNPGSSGKQSFLPPKSPYPTIPPSYADYGASSHSVGSKGMLKPREGHRHHQRTTSESFLIDEQPSWLDDLLNEPDTPVKRGGHRRSSSDSFAYLDVGSAYSHVDTLAPEVYNKHRPLTSAPSWGSEDFDSMNDMQHGLYYPEASSFLSSQNRVWDSVLNTVNHPTNHPSPRDRSLHQGPSCAVKEPDTLTQNASDKQSQVDSSSEVKCSLDRKEVSQAKNLQAEVDPKRVKQQFAQRSRVRKLQYIAELERHVQALQAERSEVSAELDFLDQQNLILNLENKTLKQRLDSLQQEQLIKCFQHEMLEREVARLRSLYLQQQQPQQPPLTHVRNNSRDLDSQFANLSLKHKEANSSRDSSTGPLRI